AGGCGATGGGCACGCTGACGGAGCCGCACGGTCCCGGCGACGTCGTCTCCTTCGATCTCGACGACGGCGGCAACCTCATGCAGCTCACCGAGGTGAACGCGGACGTGCTGGCCGGGGTCACGCTCGGCGAGGTCGAGGAGATCTGGTACAAGTCGGTGAACGATTGGGACATCCAGGGCTGGATCGTGAAGCCGCCCGATTTCGACCCGTCGAAGAAATACCCGCTCATCCTGTCGATCCACGGTGGACCGCACGGCATGTACAACACCGGGTTCAACTTCGGTTGGCAGGAGCACGCCGCGAACGGCTACGTCGTCGTCTACACCAACCCGCGCGGCAGCTCCGGGTACGGGACGGACTTCGGGAACGCGATCAAGAACGCCTATCCGTCACAGGATTTCGATGACCTGATGGCGGGCGTGGACGAGGTCATCGAGCGCGGCTACGTCGACGAGGACAACATGTTCGTGTACGGCTGCTCCGGCGGCGGCGTGCTCACCTCATGGGTCGTCGGCCACACCGACCGCTTCCGGGCCGCCTCGGCGAACTGCCCGGTCACGAACTGGCTCTCGTTCGTGGGGACGACGGACGGGCCCGGCTGGTACCGGAACTTCGAGCACTTCCCGTGGGACGACCCCTCCGAGCACCTGCGCCGCTCGCCGCTCATGTACGTGGGCAACGTGACGACGCCCACCATGCTCATGACGGGGGAGATGGACCTGCGGACGCCGATGCCGCAGACCGAGGAGTACTACCAGGCGCTCAAGATGGAGCGGGTGCCGACGGCCATGATCCGCTTCCACAACGAGTGGCACGGGACGAGCAGCACGCCGTCGAACTTCCTGCGCACGCAACTCTTCCTGCGCACCTGGTTCGAGAAGTTCGGCACGCACGACGACGGCGACACCCGCGCCGTCTCCGACGACGCCAGCTCCTGACCCGCAGGCCTTCTGACCCGCAGCCTTGACGGGCCGGGGCGCCAGCCGCCCCCGGCCCGGTCAGGGTCCGAGCGCGCCGATGGGGATGACGTTTACGCCATCCGGGCGGTGGTAGCCGTAGGGACTGCCCGTGATCACGCCCAGCGCCGCCGGTTCGCCGGTGCGCTCCGTGTCGACCCGGTCCGCGAACTTCAGTAGAGTTTGCGCCGCCTCCTCGATGCGTCCTGCGCCGAGCTTGATCTCGAAGGCCGCCCACCTGCTCGGCCCTCCGTCCACGATCGCGTCCACCTCGAGATCGGTGTTGTCGCGGTAGTGGTAGACGCTCGCGTGGTTGCCCTGTGCGTACACGCGCAGGTCCCGCACGGCCATGGATTCGAATAGCAACCCGAACCATTGAAGGTCGCGCAGCAGGTGTTCCGGCCCGGCGCCCAGGGCGGCCACGGCGAGAGACGGGTCCGCGAAGTGCCGCTTCGGCGTGTTCCTGAGTCGCGAACGCGAGCGAAGGTGCGGGGCCCACGGCGGCTGATGCTCGACAACCATGAGCCGCTCGAGCGCGCCCAGGTACGAGTGCGCGGTCTCGCGCGAGAGCGAGGCGTCCGAGCCGCCCGCGTCTGCCGCCATCGTCGCGACGGTGGCACACGTCGCCGTATTGCGTGCGATCGAACTCAGAAACCGTCTCACTCTTTCGGGATCTCTCGCGATGCCATCGACACGCCGGATGTCGGTGCGACAGATCTCGTCGAGGTAGTCCCGGTTGGCCACCAGCGCGTCTTCCACCGACGGTGCGCGGAGGTGCCCGGGCCATCCGCCCACGCACAGCAGCTCCACGATTTCGTCGAGCGAGAGTTCGTGTTTCAGGCTTGGCGCGGCCTCTCCGCGGAGCAGGCGCGTCAACGAGACACCGCCGCCGGCCGGCTTCTGCGGGCGGTGGCCCTTCGTGCCCGCCAGCTCGAACAGCGACATGGGACGGAGCCGAACTCGACTCATCCGTCCGGCGCCCGTGTGCCGCGTGATGTCGTCGGGAGGGACCGCCGATCCCGTGAGAATGAAGTGCCCTCTGCCGGGGCGGTCATCCACCGCCCGGCGGATGTAGTTCCAGATGGCCGGTTCCACCTGCCACTCGTCGATCAGCCGGGGTTCGGGACCTTCCAGGAGGAGCCGCGGGTCCACCGCCATCGCCTCGTTCACGGACGGGTCGGCATCCATGAGTAGTTCGCTCGATGCCGCCTGCCGGGCGGTTGTCGTCTTTCCGCACACGCGGGGGCCCTCGATGACGACAGCCCCCGCGGAAGCGAGCCGCCGGGCCAACTCGCGGTCCGCGACGCGGGGGATGTAGTCCGAAACGGATCGGGGATCGGGTACCATGATCGGAATATGTTGGTCCGTTTGGCGATTTGCAACGTATACAGTCGATATGTTGCAATATCTTCGATCGTAGTCCTGCAACGCGCGTGGTCGTACTCTTGCAATGTCCGGTGCTCGGGCTAGCGGCCGGGGCCGAGGAGGACGGCGTTCATGAACAGGAGTTGCGTCGCCTCGGTGTAGGCGCGGTAGTTCGGGTCTTCGGCGAACGCGACGAGCTGGCCGCGTCCCACAGGTTGATGGATGAGGAAGGCCTTGCTCGCGAGTTGCGGGCGCGACTCCTCCCACACGATTCCGCTCAGCACCAGGTTCTCGAGTGCCGCGTAGCGTCCCACGTTCGTGCCCTCGTCGAGCGTGATCGGACGGAAGACGCGGGAGCCCGAGACGAGGACGCCGATCTCGCCATCGGTGCCGGCGGCGAGCCAGTGTTCCGTGTCGAGCAGCGTGCGCAGGATCGCGCCGGGCACGCCCTCCGGCGACTCGTCTTCGGGCGAGATCGCGTCGAGGTACTCAATGGGTTGCTCGGGGGTGTCGGGCTCCGGCGGGTCGTCGCCCTCGGCGCGGCCGCCCCGGCGCTCCGCCTCGGTGGCGAGGAGCCCCGCCCGGGAGGCCCAGCGCGAGGACTCCGCCATCGTGATGAGCGTGCCGCCGTCGCGCATCCACGCCTGGAGGCGGTCGCGCAGGCCGTCGCCCACGGCGCCGCCGTAGTTGCCGCTCGGGAAGACGATGACGTCGTAGTCCGCCAGCCGCGCCTGACCGAGGCTGGACGCCCGCACGGCCGTCGTGCGCTGGCCGTAGCGCCG
This genomic stretch from Candidatus Palauibacter australiensis harbors:
- a CDS encoding DUF4143 domain-containing protein yields the protein MVPDPRSVSDYIPRVADRELARRLASAGAVVIEGPRVCGKTTTARQAASSELLMDADPSVNEAMAVDPRLLLEGPEPRLIDEWQVEPAIWNYIRRAVDDRPGRGHFILTGSAVPPDDITRHTGAGRMSRVRLRPMSLFELAGTKGHRPQKPAGGGVSLTRLLRGEAAPSLKHELSLDEIVELLCVGGWPGHLRAPSVEDALVANRDYLDEICRTDIRRVDGIARDPERVRRFLSSIARNTATCATVATMAADAGGSDASLSRETAHSYLGALERLMVVEHQPPWAPHLRSRSRLRNTPKRHFADPSLAVAALGAGPEHLLRDLQWFGLLFESMAVRDLRVYAQGNHASVYHYRDNTDLEVDAIVDGGPSRWAAFEIKLGAGRIEEAAQTLLKFADRVDTERTGEPAALGVITGSPYGYHRPDGVNVIPIGALGP